From the genome of Pelomonas sp. SE-A7, one region includes:
- a CDS encoding methylated-DNA--[protein]-cysteine S-methyltransferase, producing the protein MQAQQRIATPLGPLTALRDDQGLVGLWFDGQKHHPGPLEAPLVEHDPLLDQVASALAAYFEGQVLPKDLPLSPRGTEFQQAVWRALLEIPAGQSRSYGELAAQLGRPEAARAVGAAVGRNPVSILIPCHRVLGRDGSLTGYAGGLERKQSLLKLEGLLQ; encoded by the coding sequence ATGCAGGCTCAACAACGCATTGCCACCCCGCTGGGCCCGCTGACCGCGCTGCGCGACGACCAGGGCCTGGTCGGCCTCTGGTTCGATGGCCAGAAGCACCACCCCGGCCCGCTAGAAGCGCCGCTGGTCGAACATGACCCGCTGCTGGACCAGGTCGCCTCCGCGCTGGCTGCCTATTTCGAGGGCCAGGTCTTGCCGAAAGACCTGCCCCTGTCACCGCGGGGCACGGAATTCCAGCAGGCCGTCTGGCGCGCCCTGCTCGAGATCCCGGCCGGCCAGAGCCGCAGCTATGGCGAGCTGGCCGCGCAGCTGGGCCGGCCCGAGGCGGCCCGTGCGGTCGGCGCGGCCGTGGGGCGCAACCCGGTCTCCATCCTGATTCCCTGCCATCGGGTGCTGGGCCGCGATGGCTCGCTGACCGGCTATGCCGGCGGCCTGGAGCGCAAGCAGTCCCTGCTCAAGCTGGAGGGCCTGCTGCAATGA
- a CDS encoding AlkA N-terminal domain-containing protein translates to MSLDAAHCYPALVARDARFDGRFFVGVTSTGVYCRPVCRVRTPKVANCRFFASAAQAEAERFRPCLKCRPELAPGQAFSVMDASRTLARQAAELINASVAEPPSIEQLAERLGITDRHLRRIFAAEQGVTPLQYLQTRRLLLAKQLLTDSDLNITEVAAASGFASLRRFNAAFLEHYRLQPGSLRKQAASPGSETRALRLGYRPPYAVEALLQFLHARAIPGVEQVDLAARTLSRTLSIEQAGQSLRGHLQLSFDEQRQQALVRLSPSLWPAVGRLLPSLRRWLDLDAEPEVIAEALGTLNPTPGLRLPGCLDRFELAVRAVLGQQVTVAAARTLASRLVQRFGEPLADAPDGLSHLFPRPVAFVEADVSQIAELGIIRRRAETLIALARQWNSLAFAQGSGDQAAAAAELCELPGIGPWTAGYMLMRGWSWPDAFPPGDVVLKKMLDGRPFPQDGGAWQPYRSYAVLQLWREAAAAAPKTTRK, encoded by the coding sequence ATGAGCCTTGACGCCGCCCACTGCTATCCCGCCCTCGTGGCCCGCGACGCCCGCTTCGACGGCCGCTTCTTCGTCGGCGTGACCTCGACCGGCGTCTACTGCCGGCCGGTCTGCCGGGTGCGCACGCCCAAGGTCGCCAACTGCCGCTTCTTCGCCAGCGCCGCCCAGGCCGAGGCCGAGCGTTTCCGGCCCTGCCTCAAGTGCCGGCCGGAGCTGGCGCCGGGCCAGGCGTTCAGCGTGATGGACGCCTCCCGCACGCTGGCCCGCCAGGCGGCCGAGCTGATCAACGCCTCGGTGGCCGAGCCACCTTCCATCGAGCAGCTCGCCGAACGCCTGGGCATCACCGACCGCCACCTGCGCCGCATCTTCGCGGCCGAACAGGGCGTGACGCCGCTGCAATACCTGCAGACCCGCCGCCTGCTGCTGGCCAAGCAATTGCTGACCGACAGCGATCTGAACATCACCGAGGTGGCGGCGGCTTCCGGGTTCGCCAGCCTGCGCCGCTTCAATGCCGCCTTCCTCGAGCACTACCGCCTGCAGCCCGGCAGCCTGCGCAAGCAGGCCGCGTCGCCTGGCAGCGAGACCCGCGCGCTGCGCCTGGGCTACCGGCCGCCCTATGCGGTGGAGGCGCTCCTGCAGTTCCTGCACGCCCGTGCCATTCCCGGCGTCGAGCAGGTGGACCTGGCAGCGAGAACGCTGAGCCGCACGCTGAGCATCGAGCAGGCCGGCCAGAGCCTGCGCGGCCATCTTCAGCTGAGCTTCGACGAGCAGCGCCAGCAGGCCCTGGTCCGCCTGTCGCCCTCGCTGTGGCCGGCCGTCGGCCGCTTGCTGCCAAGCCTGCGACGCTGGCTGGACCTGGACGCCGAGCCCGAGGTGATCGCCGAGGCCCTGGGGACGCTGAACCCCACACCCGGCCTGCGCCTGCCCGGCTGCCTGGACCGCTTCGAGCTGGCGGTGCGCGCCGTGCTGGGCCAGCAGGTCACCGTGGCGGCGGCGCGCACGCTGGCCTCGCGTCTGGTCCAGCGCTTTGGCGAGCCGCTGGCCGACGCGCCCGACGGCCTGAGCCATCTGTTCCCGCGGCCCGTGGCCTTTGTCGAGGCCGATGTCTCGCAGATCGCCGAGCTGGGCATCATCCGCCGCCGTGCCGAGACCCTGATCGCCCTGGCCCGGCAATGGAACAGCCTGGCCTTCGCCCAAGGCAGCGGCGACCAGGCTGCTGCTGCGGCCGAGCTCTGCGAGCTGCCCGGCATAGGCCCCTGGACTGCCGGCTACATGCTGATGCGCGGCTGGAGCTGGCCCGATGCCTTTCCGCCGGGCGACGTGGTGTTGAAGAAAATGCTGGACGGACGCCCGTTCCCCCAGGACGGCGGCGCCTGGCAGCCCTACCGCAGCTATGCGGTCCTGCAGCTGTGGCGCGAGGCCGCCGCCGCTGCGCCCAAGACAACGAGGAAATGA
- a CDS encoding transporter substrate-binding domain-containing protein has translation MLRRHRLLLLALPFLGSVRAEPAGSGLRWVGGDLPPFVWQGQNGPQGYAYELALTMAQKLGRKPLVEFFPWARAVKMAQEEADIGIFPLARTPDREDSFRWLIPLTRVHYSLFVQNGPEPLPSMEQLRTQRIVVLRGSPIIKNLQAAGFTQISEGKDYKDMLRRVQLGMATAAYAGAPMLQAAIEEFGFRAADFRVAASLGEAELYMATSLRLPSDEARLWQASYRELVQDGTVARLQRKYQISAQ, from the coding sequence ATGCTGCGACGCCACCGACTGCTGCTGCTTGCCCTGCCGTTTCTGGGCTCGGTCCGGGCGGAGCCTGCAGGCAGCGGCCTGCGCTGGGTCGGTGGCGACCTGCCGCCCTTCGTCTGGCAGGGCCAGAACGGCCCGCAAGGCTACGCCTACGAGCTGGCCCTGACCATGGCGCAGAAGCTGGGCCGCAAGCCCCTGGTGGAGTTCTTCCCCTGGGCCCGGGCGGTCAAGATGGCCCAGGAGGAAGCCGACATCGGCATCTTCCCGCTGGCCCGTACGCCCGACCGCGAGGACTCGTTCCGCTGGCTGATTCCGCTGACCCGGGTCCACTACAGCCTGTTCGTGCAGAACGGGCCCGAACCGCTGCCCAGCATGGAGCAGTTGCGCACGCAGCGCATCGTGGTGCTGCGCGGCTCGCCCATCATCAAGAACCTGCAGGCCGCCGGCTTCACGCAGATCAGCGAAGGCAAGGACTACAAGGACATGCTGCGGCGCGTCCAGCTCGGCATGGCCACGGCCGCCTATGCCGGCGCCCCGATGCTGCAGGCCGCCATCGAGGAATTCGGTTTCCGCGCAGCCGATTTCCGCGTCGCCGCGTCGCTGGGCGAGGCCGAGCTCTACATGGCGACCTCGCTGCGATTGCCCTCCGACGAAGCGCGGCTCTGGCAAGCCAGCTACCGCGAACTGGTCCAGGACGGCACCGTCGCCCGGCTGCAGCGCAAATACCAGATCTCGGCGCAGTGA
- a CDS encoding LytTR family DNA-binding domain-containing protein, which translates to MTRALIADDETHLADYLRSQLQQLWPELEIVALARNGDEAAKQIAELSPELAFLDIQMPGLTGLEVAEGIEGPTRVVFVTAFDEYAVEAFEHAALDYVLKPIKTERLARTVERLKVALATPAEPDASLAQALHKLQAPAAALPRLRYIRASQGELMHQIDVREVRFFHADDKYTCVQTADAEYLIRTTIADLVAQLDPDEFMQIHRSTVINLAHLSGTRRDEASRLFVRVKGFGRELPVSRAYVHLFKAM; encoded by the coding sequence ATGACCCGCGCCCTGATCGCCGACGACGAAACCCATCTGGCCGACTACCTGCGCAGCCAGCTGCAGCAGCTCTGGCCGGAGCTGGAAATCGTCGCCCTGGCCCGCAATGGCGACGAGGCGGCGAAGCAGATCGCCGAGCTCTCGCCCGAGCTCGCCTTCCTCGACATCCAGATGCCGGGCCTGACCGGCCTGGAGGTGGCCGAGGGCATCGAGGGTCCGACCCGCGTGGTCTTCGTCACCGCCTTCGACGAGTACGCGGTCGAGGCCTTCGAGCACGCGGCCCTGGACTATGTGCTCAAGCCGATCAAGACCGAGCGCCTGGCCCGCACGGTCGAGCGGCTGAAGGTCGCGCTGGCCACACCGGCCGAGCCCGATGCCTCGCTCGCGCAGGCCCTGCACAAGCTGCAGGCACCGGCGGCCGCCCTGCCCCGGCTGCGCTACATCCGCGCCAGCCAGGGAGAGCTGATGCACCAGATCGATGTGCGCGAGGTCCGCTTCTTCCACGCCGACGACAAGTACACCTGCGTGCAGACGGCCGACGCCGAATACCTGATTCGCACGACCATCGCCGACCTGGTGGCCCAGCTGGATCCGGATGAATTCATGCAGATCCACCGCTCGACGGTGATCAACCTGGCCCATCTGTCGGGCACGCGCCGCGACGAGGCCAGCCGGCTGTTCGTGCGGGTCAAGGGCTTCGGTCGTGAACTGCCGGTCAGCCGGGCCTATGTCCACCTGTTCAAGGCGATGTAG
- a CDS encoding histidine kinase, with protein MSTASQRLLAELAYAHARYFRLYKRRDEKLWARFAISSAFAIFFPSFFMTIGVVFGNTKLDLPSVLVTYLLGFFIAFSIHGAYRGVELLASEVLLARLNRGGWKSGLFFAGVPVLVMLLSFWIFIQLLRLVAEVEVQETPFDSARAAGRFLFFMLMFSLVGTYLSWQSSRRKALKLQATEAQLLRLQAQIEPHFLFNSLAAVQSLIDPSPERAKRMLECFTDYLRASLAILRSESCTLEQELQAAESYLALMQIRMGEDRLSYEIAIAEPLRRLRLPPLLLQPLVENAVTHGLEGKAEGGRVRIAASLQEGLLKLRVEDDGLGLRASQRRARPGNGLALKNIRERLAARHDNAAGLVVTPGESGCVAELSLPVHQPQEEEKLP; from the coding sequence ATGTCTACCGCCTCCCAGCGCCTGCTCGCCGAACTGGCCTATGCCCATGCTCGCTATTTCAGGCTCTACAAGCGCCGCGATGAAAAGCTCTGGGCGCGCTTCGCCATCTCCAGCGCCTTTGCGATCTTCTTCCCCAGCTTTTTCATGACCATCGGGGTGGTCTTCGGCAACACCAAGCTCGACCTGCCGAGCGTGCTGGTTACCTATCTGCTGGGCTTCTTCATCGCGTTCTCAATCCACGGGGCCTACCGCGGCGTCGAGCTGCTGGCCTCGGAGGTGCTGCTGGCCCGGCTCAATCGCGGTGGCTGGAAGAGCGGCCTGTTTTTCGCCGGCGTGCCGGTCCTCGTGATGCTGCTGAGCTTCTGGATCTTCATCCAGCTCTTGCGCCTGGTGGCCGAGGTCGAGGTCCAGGAAACACCCTTCGACTCGGCCCGGGCGGCCGGCCGGTTCCTGTTCTTCATGCTGATGTTCAGCCTGGTCGGCACCTATCTCAGCTGGCAGTCCAGCCGCCGCAAGGCCTTGAAGCTGCAGGCCACCGAGGCCCAGCTGCTGCGCCTGCAGGCCCAGATCGAGCCGCATTTCCTGTTCAACAGCCTGGCCGCGGTGCAAAGCCTGATCGACCCCTCGCCCGAGCGGGCCAAGCGCATGCTGGAATGCTTCACCGACTACCTGCGCGCCAGCCTGGCCATCCTGCGCAGCGAATCCTGCACGCTGGAGCAGGAGCTGCAGGCGGCCGAGAGCTATCTGGCCCTGATGCAGATCCGCATGGGCGAGGACCGGCTGAGCTACGAGATCGCGATCGCCGAACCGCTGCGCCGGCTGCGACTGCCGCCGCTGCTGCTGCAGCCCCTGGTCGAGAACGCCGTGACCCATGGCCTGGAAGGCAAGGCCGAGGGCGGCCGGGTCCGCATCGCGGCCTCGCTTCAGGAAGGGCTGCTGAAGCTGCGGGTCGAGGACGATGGCCTGGGGCTGCGCGCCTCGCAGCGCCGCGCCCGTCCGGGCAACGGCCTGGCCCTGAAGAACATCCGCGAGCGCCTGGCCGCCCGCCACGACAACGCCGCCGGCCTGGTGGTCACACCCGGCGAATCCGGTTGCGTGGCCGAGCTCAGCCTGCCCGTTCATCAGCCACAAGAGGAGGAGAAACTGCCATGA
- a CDS encoding LytTR family DNA-binding domain-containing protein — protein sequence MTALNSQPTAVLADDEPHLLRVLSDRLRELWPELQIVGTAVNGLEAAEQIGTLQPDIAFLDIQMPGLSGLDVAQGIEGPTRVVFVTAYDQHALAAFEHEALDYVLKPVRPERLAMTVERLQRALQEQVDDGQLARLLGRLMPAPTAAAPAAYLRHLRCSQGQLVHQVAVDEVMYFQADDKYTAVRTATSEYLIRTPLSELLQQLDPQRYWQVHRGTVINLDQLQCTRRDGNGKLYLRMKGLDKELAVSRAFVHLFKAM from the coding sequence ATGACCGCCCTCAATTCCCAGCCCACGGCCGTGCTGGCCGACGACGAACCCCATCTGCTGCGCGTGTTGAGCGACCGGTTGCGCGAGCTCTGGCCCGAACTCCAGATCGTCGGCACCGCGGTCAACGGCCTGGAGGCCGCCGAGCAGATCGGCACACTGCAACCCGACATCGCCTTTTTGGACATTCAGATGCCCGGCCTCAGCGGCCTGGACGTGGCCCAGGGCATCGAAGGCCCCACGCGCGTGGTCTTCGTCACCGCCTACGACCAGCACGCCCTGGCCGCCTTCGAGCATGAGGCCCTCGACTATGTGCTCAAGCCGGTGCGGCCCGAACGACTGGCGATGACGGTGGAGCGGCTGCAGCGGGCGCTTCAGGAGCAGGTCGACGACGGGCAACTGGCACGCCTGCTCGGCCGCCTGATGCCGGCCCCGACCGCCGCGGCCCCGGCCGCCTACCTGCGGCATCTGCGCTGCAGCCAGGGCCAGCTCGTTCACCAGGTCGCGGTCGACGAGGTGATGTACTTCCAGGCCGACGACAAGTACACCGCGGTGCGCACCGCCACCAGCGAATACCTGATACGCACGCCCCTCAGCGAACTGCTGCAGCAGCTGGATCCGCAGCGCTACTGGCAGGTGCACCGCGGCACCGTGATCAACCTCGACCAGCTGCAGTGCACCCGGCGCGACGGCAACGGCAAGCTCTACCTGCGGATGAAGGGACTGGACAAGGAGCTGGCGGTCAGCCGGGCCTTCGTCCACCTGTTCAAGGCCATGTGA